The nucleotide sequence CACGTTTCTTCATGTAGTTACGTTGATTTTCTTGATTCTTTTTTTGTAAGTCATTAATTTTTTGTGAGTCATTTTCCATTGTATTCACCTACACAATATCAGTTTTATCGATCTTGCGATTTAAGTAATCTGTGTCGTTCCAGTCAATAAGTTCAAATGACTGACCATTATTTTTGGTATCAATTATTGTAGTACTGGTATTTGCCAGTCCACCACGTTTTTTTAAGTTAGGTAAGCTAGCCCCTAATAAGTGATTCATTTCGGCGTTCAGGGCAGCCCCGTGACTAACGATCATTACATTTTCATTTGGATACTCTCGAACAATATCCATAATGGCAGGAGTCATTCTGTCGATTACATCTTGGTAAGATTCCCCACCAATCCGGCTTGGATCATACCGATCGGGTTGAGTTCTAAAATTAATGAATTCTTCGGGAAATTGCTTTTCAACGTCCGCAAACTTCATTCCTTCCATTTTACCAAGATTGAACTCAGCAAGTCGCGAAAGCAACGTGATTTGTGGTTGTGTCTTTAAATGCTCAGCAATGGTTTCGGCAGTTATCCTTGCCCGCTTAATTGGGCTCGCAAAAATGTGTGCAAAACTAACATTATAAAAATGGTCAGCCAGCTCCTTCATTTCTTCATAGCTTTGTTCAAGTAACGGTGAATCGCCACCGGCACCTTGATACCTGCTTTCTAAGTTCCATTCCGTCTTACCGTGACGGACAAAGTATAGTCTAGTCAAACCTCTGCCTCCAAAATTATCTATCAACTATTATGACAGGACTTGATAAGTTTTTCAAAGTAATCGTAAGCAACTGGCTGGATATAACACAAATAAAAAAGATTCCAGCATTTTGCTGGAATCCAATTCAAGTCAATTATTAAACGTACTGAAGCTCCATCTCGTTCTTGTAAGCAGCATCGATAATCGCAGAGCCTAAGCACTCTTCACCATCATAAAATACTACTGCCTGACCAGGGGTAATTGCCCGAACTGGCTCGTCAAAGTCAACTCGAACAGTCTTACCATCGTCACTAATGTGAACGGTAACGCCCTGATCCTTTTGCCGGTAACGGAACTTAGCTGTGCAATGGAAGTCTTGACCGCGGTCAAGTGTGTTTACCCAGTGAATATCTGAAGCATCCAAATAGTCGGCGTAAAGTAAGTCATTCTCATAACCCTTGCCTACATATAGAATGTTCTTCTTCAAATCCTTACCGATAACAAACCAAGGTTGGTTGTCAACACCATCCCCACCAATTCCAAGGCCTTTTCTCTGACCGATAGTGTAGTACATTAAACCAGCGTGCTGGCCCTTTACTTCACCATCAACGGTCATCATTTTACCTGGAGTTGCTGGTAGGTAGTGACCCAAGAACTCTTTGAAGTTCTTCTCACCAATAAAACAAATTCCAACGGAATCCTTTTTAGTGGCCGTAGCCAATCCAGCTTCCTTAGCAATTTTTCTAACCTCAGGCTTAGTCATATTCCCGATTGGAAACATTACTCTGTCCAGTTGGTCAGCTGACAGTTGACTCAAGAAATAAGTTTGGTCCTTATTCATATCCGTAGAACGGAGTAGATGATTGTGGCCATCTTCGTCTCGAGTCAACTGTGCATAATGTCCAGTCGCGATGTAATCGGCACCGAGTTCAAGTGCATAATCTAAGAACGCCTTAAACTTAATTTCCTTATTACATACAACGTCTGGATCTGGGGTTCTACCCTTTTTGTACTCATCCAAAAAGTACGTGAACACACGGTCCCAGTACTCCTTTTCAAAGTTAACAGAGTAGTATGGGATACCGATTTCGTTGGCAACCTTAGCTACATCTTTGTAATCTTCCGTAGCCGTACAGACACCATTCTCATCAGTATCGTCCCAGTTCTTCATGAAAACGCCAATCACATCGTAACCTTGTTGTTTAAGTTGGTAAGCGACTACTGAAGAGTCAACTCCCCCACTCATTCCAACAACGACACGAGTTTGACTGTTGTCTTGCATTAAAACCACCATCATTTCAATTAGATTCTGGAGAATCCACGAGTTGAAGGTCGTAATTTCCAGTAAGAGTTATAATAACTCAATTTGAAACGAATTTCCACACTTTAAGTAAGTTATTTTCCAGATATAAATGTTTGGACAATTTTCTCGATGGCTAGGTTATCATCAGGTTTCCCGATTGTAATCCTCAGCCAACCAGGCAAGAGCCCAGTTCTGACTAAATACCCACTCTTTGCTAACTCATCGGCTAAACCATTTTCATCTTCCACTTTTAAAAAAATAAAGTTAGTTTGCGAAGGAACAAACTGAATTTTTAACCCCGTAAAAAACTTCATTAACTGCTGGCGACTTTCCTTAATCTTCTGAACTCCAGCTGATAAAAACGACTGGTCAGCTAAAGCAGCCACAGCCGCCACTTCAGCTGCAGTACTCAGATTATAAGGTAACCTAACAGTTTGAAATACAGAAACCAATGAATTTGGGCAGACCGCAAAGCCAACCCGAAAATTGGCAAGACCGTATGCTTTGGAAAGGGTCCGCAACACAATTAAATTTTCATTTTCTTCAACATCATTGATCAAAGTTTCATTGGTATCCGTAAAGTCGATATAGGCCTCGTCAACGACCAACAATGTGGTAGTCGGCAACCCACTAGCAAATTTCAAAATCTGTTGCCGGCTCAGAACACTACCAGTTGGATTATTAGGATTACATAGCCAAATCAGTTTAGTTTTTTCAGTTACCGCTGCTTTTAGTTTTTCAAGGCTAATATCCAAGTCGGCCGTCAATTCAACCGGAACAATTTGTGCGCCTTCGATCGAACTATGTAACTGATATTCCGAAAAAGTTGGTGTTGGAATTAATACCTCATCATCAGGCTCTAAAATCACCCGACAAATCAACTGAATAATTTCGTCCAACCCATTGCCAAAAACTAAAGAAGATTGATTGAGATTAAATTGTTTAGCAACAGCCGCCCGTAATTTGCTTGCATTGCTGTCCGGATACTGACTTGCTCCAGCGGCGGCCCAGTTTAACAAAGCTTCACTCACCTTAGGAGACGTACCATAGACATTTTCATTAGCTGATAGTCTAACCAAGCTGCTAACGCCTAATTCTGACTTCAATTCGGAAAGTGGTTTTTCTGGTGTGTAGGGTCTTAATGATTGCAATACCTTTTTCATGGGCAACCTCCATTTTATAATTTATCGATTGGCTTACGATCAGCAGTTTTGCTCATCTTGCCCTCACGACTTGCGAGTTCTTCTTTGATTTGGTCGAGACCGATTCCTCTTTGCACCAATAGAACTAAAACGTGATAGGTTAAATCGGCAACCTCAAGAATAAAATCAGGATCAGATTCATTTTTAGCGGCGACAACTACCTCAGTAGATTCTTCACCGATTTTTTTCAAGATTTTATCCAGTCCCTTTGTAAATAGGTAATCAGTGTATGAACCTGCCACCGGATTCTGCTTTCTTTGTAATATCAAATCGTATAATTCTTCCACAGTTTGTTGAGCTTCCATATTTTATTCCTCGCTTTCATTCATTGGCACTTCGTTAAAGAAACAGCTAACTGCCCCCGTATGGCAAGCCGGACCAGCGGGAACCACCTCAAGCAACAAGGCATCTTGATCACAATCCAAAACCATACTGACAATTGTTTGAACATTACCGCTGGTTGCACCTTTGTGCCACAACTCCTGACGGCTCCGCGACCAAAACCAAGTTTGCTTAGTCTCTAGACAGCGGTTAAAGCTTTCTTGGTTCACATATGCCATCATTAAAACTTGCTTGGTGTTGGTATCAACGACAATCGTTGGGACCAAGCCATCTGAATATTTTTCAAAGTCTGGTTTCATCTGACTGTCACCCCGTCTCGTTTCAAGCTATTCTTGACGTCGTCTATCGTAAATTCACCAAAATGAAAAACCGAGGCTGCTAAACCAGCATCTACGTTAGTTGCTTCAAACAAATCATTAAAGTCCGTTGCCTTACCGCAACCCCCGGAGGCAATCACCGGAATGGAAACTGCTGCCGTTATTGCCTGGTAAAGCTTAAGGTCAAATCCCGACTTGGTACCATCCTTATCCATACTGGTAACTAGTAATTCCCCTGCACCAAGCTGTTCGACCTGTTTTGCCCACTCGATTGCATCGAGCTCAGTTGGTTTATGACCACCTGCAACGTAAACCTTGAATTTTTGTTCAACTTCACTCCATTTAGTGTCAATCGCAACCACTACACACTGAGAACCAAACTTTGCTGCTCCATCACTGATGATTTGTGGGTTGGCAACTGCTGCGGAGTTGACCGCAACCTTATCAGCACCTGCTGCTAGTAACGCCTGCATGTCAGAAATACTGTGTACTCCACCACCAACAGTCAGTGGCATGAATACCTTAGAAGCAACTTCAGATATGGTTTCGACGATTGCATTTCTTCCTTCAGTCGTGGCGGTGATATCTAAAAACACTAACTCGTCTGCTCCTTGTTGCTCATACGTTGCAGCAATTTCAACCGGATCACCAACGTCTCTAAGGTTGACGAAGTTGACTCCTTTCTTTACCCTGCCGTGATCGACATCCAAACACGGAATAATTCGCTTAGCTAACATTTTGAT is from Lentilactobacillus curieae and encodes:
- the hisC gene encoding histidinol-phosphate transaminase, producing MKKVLQSLRPYTPEKPLSELKSELGVSSLVRLSANENVYGTSPKVSEALLNWAAAGASQYPDSNASKLRAAVAKQFNLNQSSLVFGNGLDEIIQLICRVILEPDDEVLIPTPTFSEYQLHSSIEGAQIVPVELTADLDISLEKLKAAVTEKTKLIWLCNPNNPTGSVLSRQQILKFASGLPTTTLLVVDEAYIDFTDTNETLINDVEENENLIVLRTLSKAYGLANFRVGFAVCPNSLVSVFQTVRLPYNLSTAAEVAAVAALADQSFLSAGVQKIKESRQQLMKFFTGLKIQFVPSQTNFIFLKVEDENGLADELAKSGYLVRTGLLPGWLRITIGKPDDNLAIEKIVQTFISGK
- a CDS encoding histidine phosphatase family protein codes for the protein MTRLYFVRHGKTEWNLESRYQGAGGDSPLLEQSYEEMKELADHFYNVSFAHIFASPIKRARITAETIAEHLKTQPQITLLSRLAEFNLGKMEGMKFADVEKQFPEEFINFRTQPDRYDPSRIGGESYQDVIDRMTPAIMDIVREYPNENVMIVSHGAALNAEMNHLLGASLPNLKKRGGLANTSTTIIDTKNNGQSFELIDWNDTDYLNRKIDKTDIV
- the hisF gene encoding imidazole glycerol phosphate synthase subunit HisF translates to MLAKRIIPCLDVDHGRVKKGVNFVNLRDVGDPVEIAATYEQQGADELVFLDITATTEGRNAIVETISEVASKVFMPLTVGGGVHSISDMQALLAAGADKVAVNSAAVANPQIISDGAAKFGSQCVVVAIDTKWSEVEQKFKVYVAGGHKPTELDAIEWAKQVEQLGAGELLVTSMDKDGTKSGFDLKLYQAITAAVSIPVIASGGCGKATDFNDLFEATNVDAGLAASVFHFGEFTIDDVKNSLKRDGVTVR
- the mnmA gene encoding tRNA 2-thiouridine(34) synthase MnmA — protein: MVVLMQDNSQTRVVVGMSGGVDSSVVAYQLKQQGYDVIGVFMKNWDDTDENGVCTATEDYKDVAKVANEIGIPYYSVNFEKEYWDRVFTYFLDEYKKGRTPDPDVVCNKEIKFKAFLDYALELGADYIATGHYAQLTRDEDGHNHLLRSTDMNKDQTYFLSQLSADQLDRVMFPIGNMTKPEVRKIAKEAGLATATKKDSVGICFIGEKNFKEFLGHYLPATPGKMMTVDGEVKGQHAGLMYYTIGQRKGLGIGGDGVDNQPWFVIGKDLKKNILYVGKGYENDLLYADYLDASDIHWVNTLDRGQDFHCTAKFRYRQKDQGVTVHISDDGKTVRVDFDEPVRAITPGQAVVFYDGEECLGSAIIDAAYKNEMELQYV
- the hisI gene encoding phosphoribosyl-AMP cyclohydrolase; the encoded protein is MKPDFEKYSDGLVPTIVVDTNTKQVLMMAYVNQESFNRCLETKQTWFWSRSRQELWHKGATSGNVQTIVSMVLDCDQDALLLEVVPAGPACHTGAVSCFFNEVPMNESEE
- the hisE gene encoding phosphoribosyl-ATP diphosphatase: MEAQQTVEELYDLILQRKQNPVAGSYTDYLFTKGLDKILKKIGEESTEVVVAAKNESDPDFILEVADLTYHVLVLLVQRGIGLDQIKEELASREGKMSKTADRKPIDKL